A DNA window from Euwallacea fornicatus isolate EFF26 chromosome 17, ASM4011564v1, whole genome shotgun sequence contains the following coding sequences:
- the LOC136344709 gene encoding serine/threonine-protein phosphatase 4 regulatory subunit 1-like isoform X2, whose amino-acid sequence MPPRPMTKSSAGNIAGFDQGDYSSASPPGSDTSLTSLLGVEKYVQNGDSFERHWVPDVQNIFRTAPADLLTKQLPDIMKTFSKFADDAPLKSELLKVIPDIAAQAIENSQRVEALKDVLGEYLLPLVLRNLGCSDTGYHKIAQATLVQLLQRGYVTRVQAEIKICPSILALTSMENQMDVNTSAVSLMSKLAPLLGKDITERILLKRFTELCSSSLFYVRKQAASHCGYFCTIIGKEEFEKTLLPCFLAQCQDEIWGVRKSCAEVIMFLSSVCPAELRRTLLADAVAKLLHDECRWVRMAAFQTLGGFIATFAEPPLTSIDLNANGDLVLVNKDGNEFRSAGIEGVSSSGSLSAKELYTLFEKGPHLNEASTEGTDLRNLDLYYMFNDDNSESNVGSCVEVETTPLSGVEVDKNEVKTGSSSNADPVKHEDDLLSYNEYYYWHLSPPEVDVRDLLDDADGSLDDSVEDLVTNHLEEMYAGIKLDSPKGDIDETQPIIEISSDNKGDNLDLKSEFSRTPKPLYRIVEIFPPLRFPKCSSIDISANITDATKVTEPPQKIVPHCLVEDFVWMARGNNSTNSDMFPDMSHHCAYALPAVVLTLGRDNWHLLRDAMNILAKHTSYKIRRIVASSLHEVAVILGPELASTDLSPLFEEFLKDLDEVRIGVLNNLFLFMQLINVEKRTVFLPKLDEFLRVDNVCNWRFQEQLAEQLTQCVQLFRPADVVKYIGFYAQALMFYNVAAVRQASLLLVTEIVKHISKDHGLTSSYLSEIAERFAHSKKWKPRQTFAILCAEILKKEAMEPEEFGIVMLPHLLDLSWDPVPNIRLVVADCVVNCVVKTRYFVEPENEHVESLNNVLRRLQADKDRDVRMFAECPTF is encoded by the exons ACATTGGGTGCCAGATGTCCAGAACATCTTCCGAACGGCTCCTGCGGACCTCCTCACGAAGCAGCTGCCGGATATCATGAAGACTTTCTCGAAATTCGCTGACG ATGCCCCGCTCAAGAGCGAGCTTTTGAAAGTCATCCCAGACATTGCTGCTCAGGCCATCGAAAACTCGCAGCGGGTGGAGGCGCTCAAAGACGTGTTAGGAGAGTACTTGCTGCCCTTGGTGTTGAGAAATTTGGGATGTTCCGACACCGGTTACCACAAGATAGCGCAGGCCACGCTGGTGCAGCTGCTGCAACGGGGCTATGTCACCAGGGTCCAGGCTGAGATCAAAATTTGTCCATCGATTCTGGCTCTAACCAGCATGGAAAATCAGATGGATGTCAATACGAGTGCTGTTTCG TTGATGAGCAAGTTAGCCCCGTTGCTGGGAAAAGACATAACCGAGCGCATACTGCTGAAGAGGTTCACTGAGTTATGCTCAAGCTCCTTATTTTACGTCCGGAAACAGGCGGCTTCCCATTGTGGATACTTTTGCACCATCATAGGGAAGGAAGAATTCGAGAAGACCTTG CTGCCCTGTTTTCTGGCCCAGTGTCAGGACGAAATCTGGGGTGTGAGGAAGTCATGCGCGGAAGTGATAATGTTCTTGTCGAGCGTCTGCCCGGCAGAGCTGCGCAGGACCCTGTTAGCGGACGCTGTTGCGAAACTGCTTCACGATGAATGTCGATGGGTCAGAATGGCTGCCTTCCAGACTTTGGGAGGATTCATCGCGACCTTCGCCGAACCACCGTTGACCAGTATCGATCTTAATGCCAACGGCGATTTGGTGTTGGTGAACAAGGACGGAAATGAATT TCGTTCGGCGGGAATTGAAGGTGTTTCCAGTTCGGGAAGTTTGTCGGCGAAGGAGCTCTACACTCTGTTCGAGAAAGGTCCGCACCTGAACGAAGCTAGTACCGAAGGGACTGACCTCAGGAACCTGGATCTTTACTACATGTTTAATGATGATAACAGTGAAAGTAACGTGGGGAGTTGCGTGGAAGTCGAAACTACTCCGCTTTCGGGGGTCGAAGTCGACAAAAATGAGGTGAAAACCGGTTCGAGTTCGAACGCAGATCCAGTGAAG CACGAAGATGACTTGCTTTCATATAACGAGTATTACTATTGGCACTTAAGTCCACCCGAAGTCGACGTCCGGGATCTTCTGGATGACGCTGATGGTTCGTTGGACGATTCCGTAGAAGACCTTGTG ACGAACCACCTAGAAGAAATGTACGCAGGGATAAAATTGGATTCCCCTAAAGGAGACATCGATGAAACTCAgccaattattgaaatttccagTGATAACAAGGGTGataatttagatttaaaaagtgAGTTTTCCCGCACCCCAAAACCGCTCTACAGGATTGTGGAAATTTTCCCGCCGTTGCGATTTCCAAAAT GTAGCAGTATAGACATTAGCGCTAATATAACCGACGCTACAAAAGTGACGGAACCGCCTCAAAAAATTGTCCCTCACTGCCTAGTGGAAGATTTCGTGTGGATGGCGCGTGGAAACAACAGCACTAACAGTGACATGTTCCCTGATATGTCGCACCACTGCGCTTATGCTTTGCCCGCCGTGGTGCTCACCTTGGGCCGGGACAACTGGCATTTACTCAGAGATGCAATGAACATATTGGCGAAACACACGTCATATAAAATAAGGCGAATAGTCGCCAGCAGTTTACACGAAGTGGCTGTGATTTTGGGACCTGAACTAGCTAGCACCGACTTATCTCCTCTGTTTGAAGagtttttaaaagatttaGATGAA GTTCGAATTGGGGTCCTAAACAATCTGTTCCTCTTCATGCAACTAATTAACGTGGAGAAGCGAACTGTGTTCTTGCCAAAGCTGGACGAGTTTCTGCGAGTGGACAACGTGTGCAATTGGCGCTTCCAGGAGCAATTAGCCGAACAGTTGACACAGTGTGTTCAGCTATTTAGGCCCGCGGATGTAGTCAAGTATATCGGTTTTTACGCTCAAGCTTTGATGTTCTACAATGTGGCGGCAGTTCGACAAGCATCATTACTTCTA GTTACCGAAATAGTGAAACACATCTCCAAAGACCACGGACTGACCTCCAGTTACCTCTCTGAAATAGCGGAACGCTTTGCTCATTCGAAAAAGTGGAAACCTCGCCAAACTTTTGCCATCCTTTGCGCGGAAATACTCAAAAAAGAGGCCATGGAACCGGAGGAGTTCGGTATCGTTATGCTACCCCATCTGTTGGATTTGAGTTGGGATCCTGTGCCTAATATTCGGCTGGTTGTTGCCGATTGCGTCGTGAATTGTGTTGTTAAGACAA GATACTTTGTAGAGCCAGAAAACGAGCATGTGGAGTCACTGAACAACGTGTTACGAAGATTGCAAGCGGATAAAGACCGGGACGTCCGTATGTTCGCCGAATGTCCTACATTTTAG
- the LOC136344709 gene encoding serine/threonine-protein phosphatase 4 regulatory subunit 1-like isoform X1: MAGADVSLTYDELLDDLTDEGFDQGDYSSASPPGSDTSLTSLLGVEKYVQNGDSFERHWVPDVQNIFRTAPADLLTKQLPDIMKTFSKFADDAPLKSELLKVIPDIAAQAIENSQRVEALKDVLGEYLLPLVLRNLGCSDTGYHKIAQATLVQLLQRGYVTRVQAEIKICPSILALTSMENQMDVNTSAVSLMSKLAPLLGKDITERILLKRFTELCSSSLFYVRKQAASHCGYFCTIIGKEEFEKTLLPCFLAQCQDEIWGVRKSCAEVIMFLSSVCPAELRRTLLADAVAKLLHDECRWVRMAAFQTLGGFIATFAEPPLTSIDLNANGDLVLVNKDGNEFRSAGIEGVSSSGSLSAKELYTLFEKGPHLNEASTEGTDLRNLDLYYMFNDDNSESNVGSCVEVETTPLSGVEVDKNEVKTGSSSNADPVKHEDDLLSYNEYYYWHLSPPEVDVRDLLDDADGSLDDSVEDLVTNHLEEMYAGIKLDSPKGDIDETQPIIEISSDNKGDNLDLKSEFSRTPKPLYRIVEIFPPLRFPKCSSIDISANITDATKVTEPPQKIVPHCLVEDFVWMARGNNSTNSDMFPDMSHHCAYALPAVVLTLGRDNWHLLRDAMNILAKHTSYKIRRIVASSLHEVAVILGPELASTDLSPLFEEFLKDLDEVRIGVLNNLFLFMQLINVEKRTVFLPKLDEFLRVDNVCNWRFQEQLAEQLTQCVQLFRPADVVKYIGFYAQALMFYNVAAVRQASLLLVTEIVKHISKDHGLTSSYLSEIAERFAHSKKWKPRQTFAILCAEILKKEAMEPEEFGIVMLPHLLDLSWDPVPNIRLVVADCVVNCVVKTRYFVEPENEHVESLNNVLRRLQADKDRDVRMFAECPTF, encoded by the exons ACATTGGGTGCCAGATGTCCAGAACATCTTCCGAACGGCTCCTGCGGACCTCCTCACGAAGCAGCTGCCGGATATCATGAAGACTTTCTCGAAATTCGCTGACG ATGCCCCGCTCAAGAGCGAGCTTTTGAAAGTCATCCCAGACATTGCTGCTCAGGCCATCGAAAACTCGCAGCGGGTGGAGGCGCTCAAAGACGTGTTAGGAGAGTACTTGCTGCCCTTGGTGTTGAGAAATTTGGGATGTTCCGACACCGGTTACCACAAGATAGCGCAGGCCACGCTGGTGCAGCTGCTGCAACGGGGCTATGTCACCAGGGTCCAGGCTGAGATCAAAATTTGTCCATCGATTCTGGCTCTAACCAGCATGGAAAATCAGATGGATGTCAATACGAGTGCTGTTTCG TTGATGAGCAAGTTAGCCCCGTTGCTGGGAAAAGACATAACCGAGCGCATACTGCTGAAGAGGTTCACTGAGTTATGCTCAAGCTCCTTATTTTACGTCCGGAAACAGGCGGCTTCCCATTGTGGATACTTTTGCACCATCATAGGGAAGGAAGAATTCGAGAAGACCTTG CTGCCCTGTTTTCTGGCCCAGTGTCAGGACGAAATCTGGGGTGTGAGGAAGTCATGCGCGGAAGTGATAATGTTCTTGTCGAGCGTCTGCCCGGCAGAGCTGCGCAGGACCCTGTTAGCGGACGCTGTTGCGAAACTGCTTCACGATGAATGTCGATGGGTCAGAATGGCTGCCTTCCAGACTTTGGGAGGATTCATCGCGACCTTCGCCGAACCACCGTTGACCAGTATCGATCTTAATGCCAACGGCGATTTGGTGTTGGTGAACAAGGACGGAAATGAATT TCGTTCGGCGGGAATTGAAGGTGTTTCCAGTTCGGGAAGTTTGTCGGCGAAGGAGCTCTACACTCTGTTCGAGAAAGGTCCGCACCTGAACGAAGCTAGTACCGAAGGGACTGACCTCAGGAACCTGGATCTTTACTACATGTTTAATGATGATAACAGTGAAAGTAACGTGGGGAGTTGCGTGGAAGTCGAAACTACTCCGCTTTCGGGGGTCGAAGTCGACAAAAATGAGGTGAAAACCGGTTCGAGTTCGAACGCAGATCCAGTGAAG CACGAAGATGACTTGCTTTCATATAACGAGTATTACTATTGGCACTTAAGTCCACCCGAAGTCGACGTCCGGGATCTTCTGGATGACGCTGATGGTTCGTTGGACGATTCCGTAGAAGACCTTGTG ACGAACCACCTAGAAGAAATGTACGCAGGGATAAAATTGGATTCCCCTAAAGGAGACATCGATGAAACTCAgccaattattgaaatttccagTGATAACAAGGGTGataatttagatttaaaaagtgAGTTTTCCCGCACCCCAAAACCGCTCTACAGGATTGTGGAAATTTTCCCGCCGTTGCGATTTCCAAAAT GTAGCAGTATAGACATTAGCGCTAATATAACCGACGCTACAAAAGTGACGGAACCGCCTCAAAAAATTGTCCCTCACTGCCTAGTGGAAGATTTCGTGTGGATGGCGCGTGGAAACAACAGCACTAACAGTGACATGTTCCCTGATATGTCGCACCACTGCGCTTATGCTTTGCCCGCCGTGGTGCTCACCTTGGGCCGGGACAACTGGCATTTACTCAGAGATGCAATGAACATATTGGCGAAACACACGTCATATAAAATAAGGCGAATAGTCGCCAGCAGTTTACACGAAGTGGCTGTGATTTTGGGACCTGAACTAGCTAGCACCGACTTATCTCCTCTGTTTGAAGagtttttaaaagatttaGATGAA GTTCGAATTGGGGTCCTAAACAATCTGTTCCTCTTCATGCAACTAATTAACGTGGAGAAGCGAACTGTGTTCTTGCCAAAGCTGGACGAGTTTCTGCGAGTGGACAACGTGTGCAATTGGCGCTTCCAGGAGCAATTAGCCGAACAGTTGACACAGTGTGTTCAGCTATTTAGGCCCGCGGATGTAGTCAAGTATATCGGTTTTTACGCTCAAGCTTTGATGTTCTACAATGTGGCGGCAGTTCGACAAGCATCATTACTTCTA GTTACCGAAATAGTGAAACACATCTCCAAAGACCACGGACTGACCTCCAGTTACCTCTCTGAAATAGCGGAACGCTTTGCTCATTCGAAAAAGTGGAAACCTCGCCAAACTTTTGCCATCCTTTGCGCGGAAATACTCAAAAAAGAGGCCATGGAACCGGAGGAGTTCGGTATCGTTATGCTACCCCATCTGTTGGATTTGAGTTGGGATCCTGTGCCTAATATTCGGCTGGTTGTTGCCGATTGCGTCGTGAATTGTGTTGTTAAGACAA GATACTTTGTAGAGCCAGAAAACGAGCATGTGGAGTCACTGAACAACGTGTTACGAAGATTGCAAGCGGATAAAGACCGGGACGTCCGTATGTTCGCCGAATGTCCTACATTTTAG
- the LOC136344709 gene encoding serine/threonine-protein phosphatase 4 regulatory subunit 1-like isoform X8, with the protein MKTFSKFADDAPLKSELLKVIPDIAAQAIENSQRVEALKDVLGEYLLPLVLRNLGCSDTGYHKIAQATLVQLLQRGYVTRVQAEIKICPSILALTSMENQMDVNTSAVSLMSKLAPLLGKDITERILLKRFTELCSSSLFYVRKQAASHCGYFCTIIGKEEFEKTLLPCFLAQCQDEIWGVRKSCAEVIMFLSSVCPAELRRTLLADAVAKLLHDECRWVRMAAFQTLGGFIATFAEPPLTSIDLNANGDLVLVNKDGNEFRSAGIEGVSSSGSLSAKELYTLFEKGPHLNEASTEGTDLRNLDLYYMFNDDNSESNVGSCVEVETTPLSGVEVDKNEVKTGSSSNADPVKHEDDLLSYNEYYYWHLSPPEVDVRDLLDDADGSLDDSVEDLVTNHLEEMYAGIKLDSPKGDIDETQPIIEISSDNKGDNLDLKSEFSRTPKPLYRIVEIFPPLRFPKCSSIDISANITDATKVTEPPQKIVPHCLVEDFVWMARGNNSTNSDMFPDMSHHCAYALPAVVLTLGRDNWHLLRDAMNILAKHTSYKIRRIVASSLHEVAVILGPELASTDLSPLFEEFLKDLDEVRIGVLNNLFLFMQLINVEKRTVFLPKLDEFLRVDNVCNWRFQEQLAEQLTQCVQLFRPADVVKYIGFYAQALMFYNVAAVRQASLLLVTEIVKHISKDHGLTSSYLSEIAERFAHSKKWKPRQTFAILCAEILKKEAMEPEEFGIVMLPHLLDLSWDPVPNIRLVVADCVVNCVVKTRYFVEPENEHVESLNNVLRRLQADKDRDVRMFAECPTF; encoded by the exons ATGAAGACTTTCTCGAAATTCGCTGACG ATGCCCCGCTCAAGAGCGAGCTTTTGAAAGTCATCCCAGACATTGCTGCTCAGGCCATCGAAAACTCGCAGCGGGTGGAGGCGCTCAAAGACGTGTTAGGAGAGTACTTGCTGCCCTTGGTGTTGAGAAATTTGGGATGTTCCGACACCGGTTACCACAAGATAGCGCAGGCCACGCTGGTGCAGCTGCTGCAACGGGGCTATGTCACCAGGGTCCAGGCTGAGATCAAAATTTGTCCATCGATTCTGGCTCTAACCAGCATGGAAAATCAGATGGATGTCAATACGAGTGCTGTTTCG TTGATGAGCAAGTTAGCCCCGTTGCTGGGAAAAGACATAACCGAGCGCATACTGCTGAAGAGGTTCACTGAGTTATGCTCAAGCTCCTTATTTTACGTCCGGAAACAGGCGGCTTCCCATTGTGGATACTTTTGCACCATCATAGGGAAGGAAGAATTCGAGAAGACCTTG CTGCCCTGTTTTCTGGCCCAGTGTCAGGACGAAATCTGGGGTGTGAGGAAGTCATGCGCGGAAGTGATAATGTTCTTGTCGAGCGTCTGCCCGGCAGAGCTGCGCAGGACCCTGTTAGCGGACGCTGTTGCGAAACTGCTTCACGATGAATGTCGATGGGTCAGAATGGCTGCCTTCCAGACTTTGGGAGGATTCATCGCGACCTTCGCCGAACCACCGTTGACCAGTATCGATCTTAATGCCAACGGCGATTTGGTGTTGGTGAACAAGGACGGAAATGAATT TCGTTCGGCGGGAATTGAAGGTGTTTCCAGTTCGGGAAGTTTGTCGGCGAAGGAGCTCTACACTCTGTTCGAGAAAGGTCCGCACCTGAACGAAGCTAGTACCGAAGGGACTGACCTCAGGAACCTGGATCTTTACTACATGTTTAATGATGATAACAGTGAAAGTAACGTGGGGAGTTGCGTGGAAGTCGAAACTACTCCGCTTTCGGGGGTCGAAGTCGACAAAAATGAGGTGAAAACCGGTTCGAGTTCGAACGCAGATCCAGTGAAG CACGAAGATGACTTGCTTTCATATAACGAGTATTACTATTGGCACTTAAGTCCACCCGAAGTCGACGTCCGGGATCTTCTGGATGACGCTGATGGTTCGTTGGACGATTCCGTAGAAGACCTTGTG ACGAACCACCTAGAAGAAATGTACGCAGGGATAAAATTGGATTCCCCTAAAGGAGACATCGATGAAACTCAgccaattattgaaatttccagTGATAACAAGGGTGataatttagatttaaaaagtgAGTTTTCCCGCACCCCAAAACCGCTCTACAGGATTGTGGAAATTTTCCCGCCGTTGCGATTTCCAAAAT GTAGCAGTATAGACATTAGCGCTAATATAACCGACGCTACAAAAGTGACGGAACCGCCTCAAAAAATTGTCCCTCACTGCCTAGTGGAAGATTTCGTGTGGATGGCGCGTGGAAACAACAGCACTAACAGTGACATGTTCCCTGATATGTCGCACCACTGCGCTTATGCTTTGCCCGCCGTGGTGCTCACCTTGGGCCGGGACAACTGGCATTTACTCAGAGATGCAATGAACATATTGGCGAAACACACGTCATATAAAATAAGGCGAATAGTCGCCAGCAGTTTACACGAAGTGGCTGTGATTTTGGGACCTGAACTAGCTAGCACCGACTTATCTCCTCTGTTTGAAGagtttttaaaagatttaGATGAA GTTCGAATTGGGGTCCTAAACAATCTGTTCCTCTTCATGCAACTAATTAACGTGGAGAAGCGAACTGTGTTCTTGCCAAAGCTGGACGAGTTTCTGCGAGTGGACAACGTGTGCAATTGGCGCTTCCAGGAGCAATTAGCCGAACAGTTGACACAGTGTGTTCAGCTATTTAGGCCCGCGGATGTAGTCAAGTATATCGGTTTTTACGCTCAAGCTTTGATGTTCTACAATGTGGCGGCAGTTCGACAAGCATCATTACTTCTA GTTACCGAAATAGTGAAACACATCTCCAAAGACCACGGACTGACCTCCAGTTACCTCTCTGAAATAGCGGAACGCTTTGCTCATTCGAAAAAGTGGAAACCTCGCCAAACTTTTGCCATCCTTTGCGCGGAAATACTCAAAAAAGAGGCCATGGAACCGGAGGAGTTCGGTATCGTTATGCTACCCCATCTGTTGGATTTGAGTTGGGATCCTGTGCCTAATATTCGGCTGGTTGTTGCCGATTGCGTCGTGAATTGTGTTGTTAAGACAA GATACTTTGTAGAGCCAGAAAACGAGCATGTGGAGTCACTGAACAACGTGTTACGAAGATTGCAAGCGGATAAAGACCGGGACGTCCGTATGTTCGCCGAATGTCCTACATTTTAG
- the LOC136344709 gene encoding serine/threonine-protein phosphatase 4 regulatory subunit 1-like isoform X6, whose protein sequence is MAGADVSLTYDELLDDLTDEGFDQGDYSSASPPGSDTSLTSLLGVEKYVQNGDSFERHWVPDVQNIFRTAPADLLTKQLPDIMKTFSKFADDAPLKSELLKVIPDIAAQAIENSQRVEALKDVLGEYLLPLVLRNLGCSDTGYHKIAQATLVQLLQRGYVTRVQAEIKICPSILALTSMENQMDVNTSAVSLMSKLAPLLGKDITERILLKRFTELCSSSLFYVRKQAASHCGYFCTIIGKEEFEKTLLPCFLAQCQDEIWGVRKSCAEVIMFLSSVCPAELRRTLLADAVAKLLHDECRWVRMAAFQTLGGFIATFAEPPLTSIDLNANGDLVLVNKDGNEFRSAGIEGVSSSGSLSAKELYTLFEKGPHLNEASTEGTDLRNLDLYYMFNDDNSESNVGSCVEVETTPLSGVEVDKNEVKTGSSSNADPVKTNHLEEMYAGIKLDSPKGDIDETQPIIEISSDNKGDNLDLKSEFSRTPKPLYRIVEIFPPLRFPKCSSIDISANITDATKVTEPPQKIVPHCLVEDFVWMARGNNSTNSDMFPDMSHHCAYALPAVVLTLGRDNWHLLRDAMNILAKHTSYKIRRIVASSLHEVAVILGPELASTDLSPLFEEFLKDLDEVRIGVLNNLFLFMQLINVEKRTVFLPKLDEFLRVDNVCNWRFQEQLAEQLTQCVQLFRPADVVKYIGFYAQALMFYNVAAVRQASLLLVTEIVKHISKDHGLTSSYLSEIAERFAHSKKWKPRQTFAILCAEILKKEAMEPEEFGIVMLPHLLDLSWDPVPNIRLVVADCVVNCVVKTRYFVEPENEHVESLNNVLRRLQADKDRDVRMFAECPTF, encoded by the exons ACATTGGGTGCCAGATGTCCAGAACATCTTCCGAACGGCTCCTGCGGACCTCCTCACGAAGCAGCTGCCGGATATCATGAAGACTTTCTCGAAATTCGCTGACG ATGCCCCGCTCAAGAGCGAGCTTTTGAAAGTCATCCCAGACATTGCTGCTCAGGCCATCGAAAACTCGCAGCGGGTGGAGGCGCTCAAAGACGTGTTAGGAGAGTACTTGCTGCCCTTGGTGTTGAGAAATTTGGGATGTTCCGACACCGGTTACCACAAGATAGCGCAGGCCACGCTGGTGCAGCTGCTGCAACGGGGCTATGTCACCAGGGTCCAGGCTGAGATCAAAATTTGTCCATCGATTCTGGCTCTAACCAGCATGGAAAATCAGATGGATGTCAATACGAGTGCTGTTTCG TTGATGAGCAAGTTAGCCCCGTTGCTGGGAAAAGACATAACCGAGCGCATACTGCTGAAGAGGTTCACTGAGTTATGCTCAAGCTCCTTATTTTACGTCCGGAAACAGGCGGCTTCCCATTGTGGATACTTTTGCACCATCATAGGGAAGGAAGAATTCGAGAAGACCTTG CTGCCCTGTTTTCTGGCCCAGTGTCAGGACGAAATCTGGGGTGTGAGGAAGTCATGCGCGGAAGTGATAATGTTCTTGTCGAGCGTCTGCCCGGCAGAGCTGCGCAGGACCCTGTTAGCGGACGCTGTTGCGAAACTGCTTCACGATGAATGTCGATGGGTCAGAATGGCTGCCTTCCAGACTTTGGGAGGATTCATCGCGACCTTCGCCGAACCACCGTTGACCAGTATCGATCTTAATGCCAACGGCGATTTGGTGTTGGTGAACAAGGACGGAAATGAATT TCGTTCGGCGGGAATTGAAGGTGTTTCCAGTTCGGGAAGTTTGTCGGCGAAGGAGCTCTACACTCTGTTCGAGAAAGGTCCGCACCTGAACGAAGCTAGTACCGAAGGGACTGACCTCAGGAACCTGGATCTTTACTACATGTTTAATGATGATAACAGTGAAAGTAACGTGGGGAGTTGCGTGGAAGTCGAAACTACTCCGCTTTCGGGGGTCGAAGTCGACAAAAATGAGGTGAAAACCGGTTCGAGTTCGAACGCAGATCCAGTGAAG ACGAACCACCTAGAAGAAATGTACGCAGGGATAAAATTGGATTCCCCTAAAGGAGACATCGATGAAACTCAgccaattattgaaatttccagTGATAACAAGGGTGataatttagatttaaaaagtgAGTTTTCCCGCACCCCAAAACCGCTCTACAGGATTGTGGAAATTTTCCCGCCGTTGCGATTTCCAAAAT GTAGCAGTATAGACATTAGCGCTAATATAACCGACGCTACAAAAGTGACGGAACCGCCTCAAAAAATTGTCCCTCACTGCCTAGTGGAAGATTTCGTGTGGATGGCGCGTGGAAACAACAGCACTAACAGTGACATGTTCCCTGATATGTCGCACCACTGCGCTTATGCTTTGCCCGCCGTGGTGCTCACCTTGGGCCGGGACAACTGGCATTTACTCAGAGATGCAATGAACATATTGGCGAAACACACGTCATATAAAATAAGGCGAATAGTCGCCAGCAGTTTACACGAAGTGGCTGTGATTTTGGGACCTGAACTAGCTAGCACCGACTTATCTCCTCTGTTTGAAGagtttttaaaagatttaGATGAA GTTCGAATTGGGGTCCTAAACAATCTGTTCCTCTTCATGCAACTAATTAACGTGGAGAAGCGAACTGTGTTCTTGCCAAAGCTGGACGAGTTTCTGCGAGTGGACAACGTGTGCAATTGGCGCTTCCAGGAGCAATTAGCCGAACAGTTGACACAGTGTGTTCAGCTATTTAGGCCCGCGGATGTAGTCAAGTATATCGGTTTTTACGCTCAAGCTTTGATGTTCTACAATGTGGCGGCAGTTCGACAAGCATCATTACTTCTA GTTACCGAAATAGTGAAACACATCTCCAAAGACCACGGACTGACCTCCAGTTACCTCTCTGAAATAGCGGAACGCTTTGCTCATTCGAAAAAGTGGAAACCTCGCCAAACTTTTGCCATCCTTTGCGCGGAAATACTCAAAAAAGAGGCCATGGAACCGGAGGAGTTCGGTATCGTTATGCTACCCCATCTGTTGGATTTGAGTTGGGATCCTGTGCCTAATATTCGGCTGGTTGTTGCCGATTGCGTCGTGAATTGTGTTGTTAAGACAA GATACTTTGTAGAGCCAGAAAACGAGCATGTGGAGTCACTGAACAACGTGTTACGAAGATTGCAAGCGGATAAAGACCGGGACGTCCGTATGTTCGCCGAATGTCCTACATTTTAG